One Planctomycetota bacterium DNA window includes the following coding sequences:
- a CDS encoding FtsX-like permease family protein: protein MNLLQLVLKQMRQRTLSTTLTILSVVLGVALAIGVLILQREGDKLFGQADFGYTVVVGPKGDPLSIVLNNAFGLGNPTSTMRWEAVRRLREDGLAQMVTPIAYGDTFQGRRVIAAEPDFFFGFEPVAGKPMFVAEGSSFHPEKFEAVIGSDVPMAIGDTFQPTHGGGENPEAHAHDETWTVVGIASETGTVFDRKIYISLKSFFAVPDHGKALAEQARMIGDGSNDDQADQDHDHAGHDHGTHDHGVHSAGHEGHDHPATYHPRSDGTFELLVPESVWKVNAAFVSASGTDALRIAWRTNNGELATAAFPGVEMKRLFDEILTAPGWVLFGVSVLVVLVAGISILVSIYNSVVARRREVAILRALGATRGKVLAILCVEATLIGLIGASIGLVLGKSLAATADVAITSAFGRGIDAWTVSGGEIGFVLGVVALAAIAGIVPALAAYRTPVADHLSSE from the coding sequence ATGAACCTGCTCCAGCTCGTTCTTAAACAAATGCGCCAACGCACGCTCTCGACGACGCTCACCATCCTGAGCGTCGTGCTCGGCGTTGCGCTTGCGATCGGGGTGCTCATCCTGCAGCGCGAGGGCGACAAGCTTTTCGGCCAAGCCGACTTCGGCTACACCGTGGTGGTCGGCCCCAAGGGTGACCCGCTCTCGATCGTGCTCAACAACGCGTTCGGCCTCGGCAATCCCACGAGCACCATGCGCTGGGAAGCGGTGCGTCGACTGCGTGAGGACGGCCTGGCGCAGATGGTCACGCCCATCGCATATGGCGACACCTTCCAGGGCCGACGGGTCATCGCGGCCGAGCCGGACTTTTTCTTCGGCTTCGAACCGGTCGCCGGCAAGCCGATGTTTGTCGCCGAGGGCAGCTCGTTTCATCCCGAGAAGTTCGAAGCCGTCATCGGTAGCGACGTGCCCATGGCCATCGGCGACACCTTCCAGCCCACCCACGGCGGCGGTGAGAATCCCGAGGCCCACGCCCACGACGAAACCTGGACCGTTGTCGGCATCGCGTCCGAAACCGGTACCGTCTTCGACCGCAAAATCTACATCTCGCTCAAGAGCTTCTTCGCCGTCCCCGATCACGGCAAAGCTCTGGCCGAGCAGGCGCGCATGATCGGCGATGGCTCAAACGACGACCAAGCCGATCAAGACCACGACCATGCGGGCCATGATCACGGCACGCATGACCACGGGGTACACTCCGCCGGCCATGAAGGACACGACCACCCGGCGACCTACCACCCGCGCAGCGATGGCACCTTCGAACTGCTCGTGCCAGAGTCGGTGTGGAAGGTCAACGCCGCCTTTGTCTCGGCTTCCGGCACCGACGCGCTTCGCATCGCTTGGCGAACCAACAATGGCGAACTCGCCACCGCCGCATTCCCCGGCGTGGAGATGAAACGGCTCTTCGACGAAATCCTCACCGCGCCCGGTTGGGTGCTCTTCGGTGTGTCGGTGCTTGTCGTGCTCGTCGCCGGCATCTCGATCCTCGTTTCGATCTACAACAGCGTCGTTGCCCGCCGGCGTGAGGTCGCGATCCTTCGAGCCTTGGGGGCGACGCGTGGCAAGGTGCTGGCGATTCTCTGCGTCGAAGCGACGTTGATCGGTCTGATCGGCGCGTCGATCGGGCTGGTGCTCGGGAAAAGCCTTGCTGCAACGGCAGACGTCGCGATCACGAGCGCGTTCGGCAGGGGCATCGACGCATGGACCGTCTCGGGCGGCGAGATTGGCTTCGTGCTGGGCGTCGTCGCGCTTGCCGCGATCGCCGGCATCGTCCCCGCACTCGCCGCCTATCGCACACCCGTTGCCGATCACCTTTCGAGCGAGTGA